AACGCGGGCCGCAGGCCGCAAGCACGCACATCAGGGTGATGGCGACCGCGAGCACGGTCGGGTGGGCAGTGCGAGGTGTCATGGCGGGCGACCGTGGCGGCGAGGCCACGATCTTAATCCCCCGCCATGTCGCGTGCCTGTCAGCCGTCGGTGCGGGCCGTGGCGTGTTCGCGCGTGGCGAGCAGTTCGACCCCGGGCCAGCGCTCGGTGGTGAGCTGCAGGTTGATCCGCGTGGGCGCCAGGTAAACCAGTTCGCCGGCGCCGTCGATGGCGAGGTTGGTGGCGTTCTTCTCGCGGAATTCCTCGAGCTTCTTTGCGTCCTTGCAGCGCACCCAGCGCGCCGTGGCCACGCCGACCGGCTCGAACATCGCGTCGACGCCGTACTCGTCCTTCAGCCGGTACGCGACCACGTCGAACTGCAGCACGCCGACCGCGCCCAGCACCATGTCGTTGGACATCATCGGCTTGAAGAACTGCGTGGCGCCTTCCTCCGACAGCTGCGCCAGGCCCTTCTGCAGCTGCTTGAGCTTGAGCGGGTCGCGCAGGCGCGCGCGGCGGAACAGCTCCGGCGCGAAGTTGGGGATGCCGGTGAACGCGAGCTGCTCGCCTTCGGTGAAGGTGTCGCCGATCGAGATCGTGCCGTGGTTGTGGATGCCGATCACGTCGCCCGGCCAGGCCTCGGCGGCGATCTCGCGGTCGCTGGCGAGGAACGTCAGCGCGTTGGCGAGCTTGAGTTCCTTGCCGGTGCGCGCCTGGAACACCTTCATGCCGGCTTCGAAGCGGCCCGAGCACACGCGCATGAACGCCACGCGGTCGCGGTGCAGCGGATCCATGTTGGCCTGGATCTTGAACACGAAGCCGGTGAGTTTGGGTTCGGATGGCGCGACCGGGCGCGTCGTGGTGGGCTGCGGCTGCGGCGACGGCGCGTGCTTGATGAAGAAATCCAGCAGCGGCTGCACGCCGAAGTTGTTCA
This Luteimonas sp. MC1572 DNA region includes the following protein-coding sequences:
- a CDS encoding peptide chain release factor 3, with the protein product MPDVSTEAARRRTFAIISHPDAGKTTLTEKLLLFGGAIQMAGSVKSRKTTRHATSDWMALEKERGISVTSSVMQFPYEGCVINLLDTPGHADFGEDTYRVLTAVDSALMVIDVAKGVEERTIKLMEVCRMRDTPIMTFINKLDREGKDPIDLLDEVETVLGIQCAPVTWPIGMGKRLKGVVHLITGEVHLYEQGRNFTRQDSTIYSSLDAPGLAERIGADMLAHVRDELELVQGASHAFDLQEYRAGRQTPVFFGSGVNNFGVQPLLDFFIKHAPSPQPQPTTTRPVAPSEPKLTGFVFKIQANMDPLHRDRVAFMRVCSGRFEAGMKVFQARTGKELKLANALTFLASDREIAAEAWPGDVIGIHNHGTISIGDTFTEGEQLAFTGIPNFAPELFRRARLRDPLKLKQLQKGLAQLSEEGATQFFKPMMSNDMVLGAVGVLQFDVVAYRLKDEYGVDAMFEPVGVATARWVRCKDAKKLEEFREKNATNLAIDGAGELVYLAPTRINLQLTTERWPGVELLATREHATARTDG